Proteins from a single region of Desulfovibrio sp.:
- a CDS encoding HNH endonuclease, whose translation MVLRRKLSSRERKALYQEYLKTPHWKERRSRALNLAGNRCQKCGKGGRLEVHHLTYAHLFAELDEDLLVLCRGCHGRQHEHYGEDDMLDLNTRNSGGRVAHLIDTAMLADAAKKDAERLATRSPRIGASRLGETCLRKLQYEYFKTPKDKGFSGKTLRIFRRGHEGEEWMAQWLRLAGFQLFTADAEGNQKCFRALQGRVLGYADGVVIAGPDECGPYPRLWENKVLGAKGWNKLDKEGVRRAYPVYYGQVQLYMAYFDLTDAPALFTALNGDTMEIFAEDVRFDAQAAQELSDKAVNLVSACEAGELLPRCTDREDWFECKFCDWHNRCWA comes from the coding sequence ATGGTTTTACGGCGAAAGCTTTCGAGTCGTGAGCGCAAGGCGCTGTATCAGGAATACCTGAAGACGCCGCACTGGAAGGAACGGCGCTCCCGGGCGCTCAATCTGGCTGGCAACCGCTGCCAGAAATGTGGAAAGGGCGGACGGCTAGAGGTCCACCACCTCACATATGCCCACCTGTTTGCTGAACTGGATGAGGATTTGCTTGTGCTGTGCCGTGGCTGTCACGGTCGCCAGCATGAACATTACGGAGAGGATGATATGCTTGATCTCAATACACGCAATTCCGGCGGCAGGGTTGCCCACCTTATAGATACTGCCATGCTGGCGGACGCGGCTAAAAAAGATGCGGAACGTCTGGCGACACGCAGCCCGCGCATCGGCGCTTCAAGACTTGGCGAAACCTGCCTGCGCAAGCTCCAGTACGAATATTTCAAAACTCCAAAAGATAAGGGGTTCAGCGGCAAGACGTTGCGCATTTTTCGCCGCGGGCATGAGGGCGAAGAATGGATGGCGCAATGGCTACGTCTGGCCGGGTTTCAGCTTTTTACCGCCGACGCCGAAGGCAACCAGAAATGTTTTCGTGCTTTGCAGGGCCGCGTCCTCGGTTATGCCGATGGAGTGGTTATAGCTGGCCCGGACGAGTGCGGCCCGTACCCGCGCCTGTGGGAAAACAAGGTGCTAGGGGCCAAAGGGTGGAACAAGCTGGACAAGGAAGGAGTACGCCGCGCCTATCCTGTGTATTATGGTCAGGTGCAACTCTACATGGCCTATTTTGACCTGACCGATGCCCCGGCCCTATTCACTGCGCTCAACGGTGACACGATGGAGATATTTGCCGAAGATGTGCGGTTTGACGCACAGGCCGCTCAGGAACTTTCCGACAAGGCGGTAAACCTGGTGTCTGCCTGCGAGGCGGGTGAACTGCTGCCCCGTTGCACAGACCGTGAAGACTGGTTCGAATGCAAGTTTTGCGACTGGCATAACCGCTGTTGGGCCTAG
- a CDS encoding helix-turn-helix transcriptional regulator: MKKTFHQSVLDILRNAVEEYGSAAALSAATGVSPANISYWLSGKRTPRLAEISVILDSLGVKAVSPGDDASREVCFVNARKVDAGGQASPPSAEAYLAVPVVGEVGAGPGYFPEDGIKSWFLVWKYQPAVRNRNDLIAVEIGKNSTSMQPTLRPGDIVLVDRADRNVDRPGHIMLVRDPDGCGKVKRVDVQEKDRDYSVIYYSDNALDNPPEIYSLRKDFDGEFGNAIVGRVVWAWSDISNK; this comes from the coding sequence ATGAAAAAGACATTCCACCAATCTGTCTTGGATATTCTCCGGAACGCCGTAGAAGAGTACGGGAGCGCCGCAGCCTTGTCGGCGGCAACTGGTGTGTCTCCTGCGAACATAAGCTATTGGCTTTCAGGGAAAAGAACTCCACGTCTAGCAGAGATATCTGTCATCCTTGATTCGCTTGGCGTGAAGGCTGTCTCACCTGGTGACGATGCCTCACGGGAAGTCTGCTTTGTTAATGCCCGGAAGGTGGACGCGGGCGGACAAGCCTCCCCGCCGAGTGCAGAGGCGTATTTAGCTGTACCCGTTGTTGGTGAAGTTGGTGCCGGCCCAGGGTATTTTCCAGAAGATGGGATTAAATCATGGTTTTTAGTATGGAAATATCAACCTGCAGTGCGCAATAGAAATGATCTGATCGCAGTGGAAATTGGCAAAAATTCCACGTCCATGCAGCCCACTCTTCGGCCAGGGGATATTGTGCTCGTTGATAGGGCCGATAGAAATGTGGATCGCCCTGGACATATAATGCTGGTTAGAGACCCAGATGGATGCGGGAAAGTTAAGCGCGTAGATGTACAAGAAAAAGATCGAGACTATTCAGTAATATACTACTCTGACAATGCCCTCGACAACCCTCCAGAAATATATAGCCTTAGAAAAGATTTTGACGGAGAGTTCGGCAATGCAATCGTTGGGCGTGTTGTTTGGGCTTGGTCAGACATAAGCAACAAATAA
- the ftsZ gene encoding cell division protein FtsZ gives MSQSIVDDIDTSLASNAKIKVIGVGGGGGNAVQNMIASGLRGVQFVCANTDVQALAKNGASVKVQMGEKLTKGLGAGANPSVGREAAVESVNAIREAIGDADMVFVTAGMGGGTGTGAAPVVAQAAKEMGALTVGVVTKPFSFEGAKRKRAAEAGLEEFKQHVDCLITIPNDRLLAFAPKKAPFAEMLQKANDVLYYAVKGISDVIVGDGLINLDFADVRTTMAEAGLALMGTGIASGENRAREAAQRAIMSPLLEDVSLESAKAVLYNITAPDDITAEEIAEIGDIIGDATPEDSNIIFGVVFDDNIGDEIRLTVIATGIEAPQAIQSAQPQAAATVTNFRKPGPDAVMAEPRRMGRMVPQSGMMQGNMDEHEMGESRLPRTSRRSEVERWYDENSSRPPYLLKRETMTQGRHRTHNPGQEDFTYDEDDFEIPTFIRTQAD, from the coding sequence ATGTCTCAGTCAATCGTCGATGATATCGACACCTCGTTGGCAAGTAACGCTAAAATCAAGGTTATCGGGGTTGGCGGCGGCGGCGGCAACGCGGTGCAGAATATGATAGCCTCTGGCTTGCGCGGCGTGCAGTTTGTCTGCGCCAATACGGACGTGCAGGCTCTGGCCAAAAACGGCGCATCCGTTAAAGTGCAGATGGGCGAAAAGCTCACCAAGGGGCTTGGCGCTGGGGCCAATCCTTCTGTGGGGCGTGAAGCCGCTGTGGAAAGCGTGAATGCCATTCGTGAAGCCATCGGCGATGCGGACATGGTGTTTGTTACCGCTGGTATGGGCGGCGGTACCGGAACGGGCGCGGCCCCTGTTGTGGCGCAGGCTGCAAAGGAAATGGGCGCGCTTACCGTGGGCGTGGTGACCAAGCCCTTCAGCTTTGAAGGCGCAAAGCGCAAACGCGCTGCCGAGGCCGGGCTTGAAGAATTCAAGCAGCATGTGGACTGCCTTATCACCATTCCCAATGACCGCCTGCTTGCTTTTGCTCCCAAAAAAGCTCCCTTTGCTGAAATGCTCCAGAAAGCCAATGACGTGCTGTACTACGCCGTGAAGGGCATTTCTGACGTGATTGTGGGTGACGGCCTCATCAATCTTGACTTCGCCGACGTGCGCACCACCATGGCTGAAGCTGGCCTGGCCCTTATGGGCACCGGCATCGCCTCGGGTGAAAACCGCGCCCGTGAGGCCGCCCAGCGTGCCATCATGAGCCCGCTGCTGGAAGACGTCTCTCTCGAAAGCGCCAAGGCTGTTCTTTACAACATCACTGCGCCTGACGACATTACCGCTGAAGAAATTGCCGAAATCGGCGATATCATCGGCGATGCTACTCCTGAAGATTCCAACATCATCTTTGGTGTTGTTTTTGATGACAATATTGGTGATGAAATTCGCCTGACCGTCATTGCCACGGGTATTGAAGCTCCTCAGGCCATCCAGAGCGCCCAGCCCCAGGCTGCCGCCACTGTGACCAACTTCCGCAAGCCTGGCCCCGATGCCGTTATGGCCGAACCGCGCCGCATGGGTCGCATGGTTCCCCAGTCCGGCATGATGCAGGGCAATATGGATGAGCACGAAATGGGCGAAAGCCGCCTGCCGCGCACGTCGCGCCGCTCTGAAGTGGAGCGCTGGTACGATGAAAACAGCAGCCGTCCGCCGTATCTGCTCAAGCGTGAAACCATGACCCAGGGCCGTCATCGTACGCACAACCCCGGTCAGGAAGATTTCACCTACGATGAGGACGATTTCGAAATTCCGACCTTTATCCGCACCCAGGCCGACTAA
- a CDS encoding glycoside hydrolase family 108 protein, translating to MADNFSIAHKFTAKAEGGESDHPADGGGLTKYGASLAFLKGVAAESQANRDVLERMGIRLPITRQVIIDLTETQAASLFRWQFWDRLKLDLLPLRPAVVLYDAAVNSGPAQSVKLAQRGYNRCVTYGQPLVVDGIMGPATRAAMQLADTEKCLTAMLDEREKFFQTIVDKNPSQQVFLKGWINRVDDLRRYVRGL from the coding sequence ATGGCCGACAATTTCAGCATTGCACACAAATTTACTGCCAAAGCGGAAGGTGGAGAATCTGATCATCCTGCCGACGGCGGCGGCCTAACCAAATACGGCGCCAGCCTTGCATTTCTGAAGGGCGTCGCTGCCGAATCCCAAGCCAACCGCGACGTGCTTGAACGTATGGGCATCCGGCTGCCCATCACGCGCCAGGTTATTATCGACCTGACCGAAACCCAAGCTGCCAGCCTTTTCCGTTGGCAGTTCTGGGACCGCCTCAAGCTAGATCTCCTTCCGCTGCGCCCTGCCGTGGTGCTCTATGACGCCGCAGTCAACAGCGGCCCCGCTCAATCCGTCAAACTTGCCCAACGCGGCTACAACCGCTGCGTGACCTACGGCCAGCCTTTGGTAGTGGATGGCATCATGGGCCCGGCCACCCGCGCCGCCATGCAGCTCGCCGACACCGAAAAATGCCTCACGGCCATGCTCGATGAGCGCGAAAAATTCTTCCAAACCATCGTCGACAAGAATCCCAGCCAGCAAGTTTTCTTGAAGGGCTGGATTAATCGCGTGGACGATCTGCGGCGATACGTGCGGGGGCTGTGA
- a CDS encoding AAA family ATPase — protein MSAAIFNFNDAGAQPEAKPRSAPVASANRAAEDFRAWLLSIGLKPDGVEPTGDRVARCPTLDDKPGRTSGWYVFYADGLPAGEAGNWKTGECFTWCAKEKDSMTSAELKIAHAHQERARTAREQERARLATAAAQRAEKNWAKATACEAHPYLSKKGVTSLGLRVLAGKLLVPVTTVDGALRSIQEIDATGEKKFYFGGEVGGGFFHIPGNTVTAVAEGYATAASIHMATGWSVLVTFNAGNLQPVAEAWRTTHPQDRMVICGDDDRWLPDPLPPNHPGNVGRIKAEACAAALGVRAMFPVFKDSTGQPTDFNDLHAMEGIAVVRTQLLAEQPLKRDIRQWGLEQFAGEAPERHWVVENIMPSGAVFILAAMGDAGKGMLTLDLGLKVAGKVRLPEAGSGGMDFNSLTAFGNRIMRQGPVVILSAEDDKSEIHRRLQNIGSGHAKDMYVVPLSNAGGPLPIIVPGKHGPQLSAEWLEVRDQIVAMRPALVVIDPLASFVMADINTDPAVGAFTMGHMSQFAQEADAAVVLVHHLAKTKTNISTPEEARSLIRGTSAIVDNARAAYVLWGVEEKAGKATCGALGVEWRRNRVMRGCLVKSNGPGDREVKTWVRNDTGLLEVRNEQLKSAAREKVPALMDSLLACVAEAAEKGQPFTKTGSSGLFARRQELPPEVMEMARHKIENMAQELLEKGSLVLCIAKGSTTKKWLDVPEGDFALGIGEFAVGSTVSNGFQKNISSAGQ, from the coding sequence ATGAGCGCGGCCATATTCAATTTCAATGATGCCGGCGCGCAGCCAGAGGCAAAGCCAAGGTCGGCGCCTGTGGCGTCAGCCAACAGGGCGGCGGAAGATTTTCGCGCGTGGCTTTTGTCCATCGGGCTCAAGCCGGATGGCGTAGAGCCCACAGGCGACCGCGTGGCGCGTTGTCCTACGCTGGACGACAAGCCAGGACGCACGTCCGGCTGGTATGTATTTTACGCTGACGGGCTGCCTGCAGGCGAGGCCGGAAACTGGAAAACCGGAGAATGTTTTACCTGGTGCGCAAAAGAAAAAGACTCCATGACGTCTGCGGAGTTGAAAATCGCACACGCACATCAGGAACGCGCCCGCACAGCGCGGGAACAGGAGCGCGCGCGACTCGCCACAGCGGCGGCGCAGCGTGCAGAAAAGAACTGGGCTAAAGCCACAGCGTGCGAAGCCCATCCATATCTGAGCAAAAAGGGCGTTACGTCATTAGGGCTCAGAGTTCTGGCCGGGAAACTGCTTGTCCCGGTGACGACAGTCGATGGTGCACTGCGCTCCATTCAGGAGATCGACGCCACAGGCGAGAAGAAATTCTACTTTGGCGGCGAGGTTGGCGGAGGCTTCTTCCATATTCCTGGCAACACTGTAACCGCTGTCGCCGAAGGCTACGCCACGGCGGCCAGCATCCATATGGCTACCGGGTGGAGTGTATTGGTGACATTCAACGCGGGGAATCTGCAACCTGTGGCAGAAGCCTGGCGCACTACACACCCGCAAGACCGCATGGTCATCTGTGGCGACGATGACAGGTGGCTTCCTGATCCTCTCCCGCCAAATCATCCTGGCAACGTCGGGCGCATTAAGGCAGAGGCCTGCGCTGCGGCTCTGGGAGTCAGGGCGATGTTTCCTGTCTTTAAGGATTCTACAGGGCAGCCCACGGATTTTAATGATCTGCACGCAATGGAGGGGATTGCGGTAGTGCGCACCCAGCTGTTGGCAGAGCAGCCCCTGAAGCGCGATATACGGCAATGGGGTCTTGAGCAGTTCGCTGGCGAAGCTCCAGAGCGACATTGGGTTGTTGAAAACATTATGCCAAGCGGGGCTGTATTTATTCTTGCTGCTATGGGCGACGCGGGCAAAGGCATGCTTACCCTGGACCTGGGCCTTAAGGTTGCGGGCAAAGTTCGTCTGCCTGAGGCCGGGTCAGGAGGAATGGACTTCAATAGCCTGACGGCCTTTGGCAACCGTATCATGCGGCAAGGGCCAGTGGTGATCTTGTCTGCCGAAGACGACAAGAGCGAGATACACCGCAGACTGCAAAACATCGGCTCCGGGCACGCCAAGGATATGTACGTTGTGCCCTTGTCCAATGCCGGTGGTCCATTGCCAATTATCGTACCTGGCAAACACGGACCGCAACTGTCAGCCGAATGGCTGGAAGTGCGGGACCAAATTGTGGCTATGCGTCCAGCCTTGGTAGTTATTGACCCTCTGGCCAGCTTTGTCATGGCTGACATCAACACCGATCCGGCCGTGGGGGCGTTCACCATGGGGCATATGTCGCAGTTTGCTCAAGAGGCCGACGCTGCCGTGGTGCTGGTGCATCACCTGGCCAAGACAAAAACCAATATCAGTACCCCAGAAGAAGCGCGTTCTCTCATCAGGGGTACGTCCGCTATCGTAGACAATGCCCGTGCGGCCTATGTGCTGTGGGGCGTGGAAGAAAAAGCGGGGAAGGCTACCTGTGGGGCTTTAGGGGTTGAATGGCGGCGTAACCGCGTCATGCGCGGCTGCCTGGTTAAAAGTAATGGCCCGGGCGACCGTGAAGTTAAAACTTGGGTTCGTAATGACACAGGTCTTTTGGAAGTGCGCAACGAGCAATTAAAAAGCGCGGCGCGTGAAAAGGTGCCTGCGCTTATGGACAGCCTGCTGGCCTGCGTGGCTGAGGCAGCGGAGAAGGGGCAGCCCTTCACCAAAACGGGTAGCAGTGGGTTATTTGCACGGCGTCAGGAACTTCCGCCTGAAGTTATGGAAATGGCGCGTCATAAGATTGAAAACATGGCTCAAGAGTTGCTGGAAAAAGGCTCTCTGGTGCTGTGCATTGCCAAGGGGAGCACCACTAAAAAATGGCTGGATGTGCCTGAAGGCGATTTTGCATTGGGCATAGGTGAGTTTGCGGTTGGTTCTACCGTTTCCAACGGTTTCCAGAAAAACATTTCCAGCGCAGGCCAATGA
- a CDS encoding DEAD/DEAH box helicase codes for MILRPYQKTMVDRAQAALKKHGNTLAVAPTGAGKTIILAALAGRLGGKQCVLQHRDELVGQNLRKFRAVNPGRGTGLYTADCKDWRMDTTFAMVQTLSRNLKSIPELDTLIIDEAHHAVANSYRNVVSAVLDKNPDCKIFGVTATPARGDGKGLRPIFSNCCDQISLHSLIAQGFLVRPRTYVCTLDGTDAKLAALRKTASGEYDMQEAAEVLDLAVHNEAVVREWKKLAGERKTIVFCSTVEHAAHVAGAFRTGGVSAAVISGDLQAAERRALLDRFDRGDLQVIVNVAVLTEGYDSQPVSCVVLLRPCSCKSTMLQMIGRGLRTVDPQAYPGVVKSDCVVMDFGRSLVTHRDLESKVRMDDKQKQCPECGAEIPLGVMECPICGHEFKAPERTPGGMDGEDGPEIVSNVAMEEVNLLDSSPFRWCDLFGSGKVMIASGFEAWASVCSADGEHWVALGKVKNEREIRRLSVGERVQSLAAADDFLRMNESDDAAKKNRRWLNDPATAKQWELLQRLGYGDGTMLAFTKYSAACTLNFFWNRGLIEREVLHG; via the coding sequence ATGATCCTTCGCCCGTATCAAAAAACAATGGTTGACCGCGCGCAAGCGGCCCTGAAAAAGCACGGTAATACCCTGGCTGTAGCCCCCACGGGCGCGGGCAAAACCATTATTCTTGCTGCTTTGGCCGGACGCCTGGGCGGCAAACAGTGTGTACTCCAGCACCGTGACGAATTGGTGGGGCAGAATCTGCGCAAATTCCGGGCCGTGAACCCCGGGCGCGGCACAGGCTTGTACACAGCCGACTGCAAAGACTGGCGCATGGATACAACCTTCGCAATGGTGCAGACGCTGTCCCGTAACCTCAAGAGTATTCCTGAACTCGACACCCTCATTATTGATGAAGCCCACCACGCCGTGGCCAACAGCTACCGCAACGTGGTCAGTGCCGTGCTGGACAAAAACCCCGACTGTAAAATTTTTGGCGTCACTGCCACCCCGGCGCGCGGCGACGGCAAGGGGCTGCGCCCCATATTTTCCAATTGCTGCGACCAGATTTCCCTGCACAGCCTTATTGCCCAGGGTTTTCTTGTCCGCCCGCGTACCTATGTCTGCACCTTGGACGGCACGGACGCCAAGCTGGCGGCACTGCGAAAGACCGCAAGCGGCGAGTACGACATGCAGGAAGCTGCCGAAGTTCTTGACCTCGCCGTACACAACGAAGCTGTGGTGCGCGAATGGAAAAAACTGGCAGGTGAGCGCAAGACCATCGTTTTTTGCTCCACCGTAGAACACGCCGCGCACGTTGCCGGGGCATTTCGCACTGGCGGCGTGAGTGCTGCCGTTATCTCCGGAGATCTCCAAGCTGCCGAGCGCAGGGCTCTGCTTGACCGTTTCGACCGTGGCGATCTGCAAGTCATCGTCAATGTGGCCGTGCTTACCGAAGGATATGACAGTCAGCCCGTAAGCTGCGTTGTGTTGCTGCGTCCCTGCTCTTGCAAATCCACTATGCTGCAAATGATCGGGCGCGGACTGCGCACAGTTGACCCGCAGGCATACCCCGGCGTGGTCAAAAGCGACTGCGTTGTTATGGATTTCGGGCGCTCGCTCGTCACCCACCGCGACCTGGAAAGCAAGGTGCGCATGGATGACAAGCAGAAGCAATGCCCGGAATGCGGGGCAGAAATTCCGCTTGGTGTTATGGAATGCCCCATTTGCGGGCATGAATTTAAGGCCCCTGAGCGGACGCCGGGCGGCATGGACGGCGAAGACGGCCCGGAAATTGTCAGCAATGTGGCTATGGAGGAAGTGAACCTGCTGGATTCTTCGCCCTTCCGCTGGTGCGACCTCTTCGGCAGCGGCAAAGTCATGATCGCCAGCGGCTTTGAAGCTTGGGCCAGTGTGTGCAGCGCTGATGGCGAACACTGGGTGGCCTTGGGGAAAGTGAAAAATGAGCGCGAAATACGCCGTTTGTCCGTTGGCGAGCGGGTGCAGAGTTTAGCGGCGGCTGATGACTTTCTGCGCATGAACGAGAGCGACGACGCGGCCAAAAAAAATCGCCGCTGGCTCAACGACCCGGCCACAGCAAAACAATGGGAACTGTTGCAGCGCCTTGGCTATGGCGACGGAACCATGTTGGCTTTCACCAAATACAGCGCAGCCTGCACTCTGAATTTTTTCTGGAACCGTGGGCTTATCGAAAGAGAGGTGTTGCATGGTTAA
- a CDS encoding ATP-binding protein produces MSGLKIISADQRMAEQGGIKGVIFGPAKIGKTSLLWTLDPATTLFVDLEAGGLSVQGWSGDSLEVRDWDAARDIACYLGGPNPAMRADQAYSNEHYSYVCDQYGDPAALQKYQTIFVDSITVASRLAFQWASGQPQAFSEKTGKPDTRGAYGLLGKEMIGWVTQLQHVGSRNVWFVGLLDTKRDDFNREYFEPQIEGSKTGLELPGIVDEVVTMTELRPEQGEPYRAFVCRRPNQWEFPAGDRSGKLDLVEPPHLGKLMQKIRDSRRPEAASYNYDIATD; encoded by the coding sequence GTGAGCGGGCTTAAAATTATCAGCGCTGACCAGCGTATGGCGGAGCAGGGCGGCATCAAGGGTGTGATCTTTGGTCCGGCCAAGATAGGCAAAACCTCCCTGCTTTGGACCCTGGACCCGGCGACTACCTTGTTCGTTGACCTTGAGGCTGGCGGGTTATCCGTTCAGGGCTGGAGCGGCGACTCCCTTGAAGTGCGCGACTGGGACGCTGCCCGCGACATCGCATGCTATCTCGGCGGGCCGAACCCGGCCATGCGGGCAGATCAGGCATACAGCAACGAACACTATTCCTATGTCTGCGACCAGTACGGCGACCCTGCCGCGCTCCAGAAATATCAGACTATCTTTGTTGACTCCATCACCGTGGCCAGTCGCTTGGCCTTCCAGTGGGCATCCGGTCAGCCGCAGGCATTCAGCGAAAAAACCGGCAAGCCTGACACGCGCGGCGCTTACGGCCTTCTTGGCAAGGAAATGATCGGTTGGGTGACGCAACTGCAACACGTAGGTAGCCGCAACGTCTGGTTTGTGGGGCTGCTGGATACCAAGCGCGACGACTTTAACCGCGAATATTTCGAACCGCAGATTGAAGGCAGCAAGACCGGGCTGGAGTTGCCTGGCATCGTTGACGAGGTCGTCACCATGACCGAACTGCGCCCAGAGCAGGGAGAACCATACCGGGCCTTCGTTTGCCGCCGTCCCAATCAGTGGGAATTTCCGGCGGGTGACCGCAGCGGCAAGCTGGACCTGGTGGAGCCGCCGCACCTGGGCAAGCTTATGCAAAAGATACGTGACAGCCGCCGCCCGGAAGCTGCCAGCTACAACTACGACATCGCTACCGATTAA
- a CDS encoding tyrosine-type recombinase/integrase codes for MSLTVNQIKALQPESKPRRYVDGHGLYLEVSPQGGKLWRLKYRFLGKEKRLSIGIFPDVSLKEARDAAQAAKQLLSKGIDPSAAKRVSVESVAHVFRVVALEWFDKYHILWTGAHATKIKARLTDKIFPAIGDLPIDSISTGAVLSFCREIETEISPYMAHVLHGVISRIFRFAIACDYVASDPCRDLRGALTPHKEVKMPAITEPVRVGELAIKIDGYDGLITTRCAMQMLLLCMCRTQEIRGMRWAEIGEDGVWRIPAERMKMQREHLVPLSRQALGILAQLSPVTGEHELVFPSYCRGRKDSPLGKNTINNALRVMGYKSGEIVGHGFRSAASTILNELGWNPDAVEMQLSHAPSDKVRGAYNRAAYLDERRRMLQAWADHLDTLKEKAGRI; via the coding sequence ATGTCTCTGACAGTCAATCAAATTAAAGCATTACAACCAGAAAGCAAGCCAAGACGCTATGTAGACGGGCATGGTCTATATCTGGAGGTGTCACCTCAGGGTGGCAAGCTGTGGCGACTCAAGTATCGGTTTCTGGGCAAAGAGAAGCGGCTTAGCATCGGGATTTTCCCTGATGTTTCTCTGAAAGAAGCTCGAGACGCAGCCCAAGCTGCTAAACAACTTTTGTCGAAAGGCATAGATCCTTCCGCTGCAAAGCGCGTCTCTGTCGAGAGTGTGGCACATGTCTTCCGAGTGGTGGCACTTGAATGGTTCGACAAATATCATATATTGTGGACAGGAGCCCATGCCACAAAAATTAAAGCGCGCCTAACTGACAAAATCTTTCCAGCCATTGGCGATCTGCCTATAGATTCAATTTCAACTGGTGCGGTACTATCTTTTTGTCGTGAAATCGAGACAGAAATATCGCCATACATGGCGCATGTCCTGCACGGGGTGATCAGTCGTATTTTCCGGTTTGCTATCGCATGCGACTATGTTGCCTCAGATCCATGTCGTGATTTGCGTGGTGCGCTTACTCCACACAAAGAAGTAAAGATGCCAGCCATAACGGAGCCTGTCAGAGTAGGGGAGCTTGCAATAAAAATTGACGGCTATGATGGGCTTATCACAACGCGCTGCGCCATGCAGATGCTGTTGCTGTGTATGTGCCGGACTCAGGAAATTCGGGGTATGCGGTGGGCTGAGATCGGTGAAGATGGAGTGTGGCGTATTCCAGCAGAGCGAATGAAGATGCAACGCGAACACCTTGTCCCTCTGTCGCGTCAAGCCCTGGGGATATTGGCACAGTTGAGTCCTGTAACTGGTGAGCATGAACTGGTTTTTCCCTCATATTGCCGGGGAAGGAAGGATTCACCTCTGGGCAAGAACACCATTAACAACGCCTTGAGGGTGATGGGGTATAAGAGCGGTGAAATTGTGGGGCACGGCTTTAGGTCGGCTGCTTCTACAATTCTAAATGAACTTGGCTGGAATCCTGACGCCGTTGAGATGCAGCTTTCACATGCGCCCAGTGACAAGGTGAGGGGCGCCTACAACCGCGCCGCCTATTTAGACGAGAGGCGGCGCATGTTGCAAGCTTGGGCAGATCATCTGGACACCCTCAAAGAGAAAGCTGGCCGGATTTAA
- a CDS encoding helix-turn-helix transcriptional regulator, translating into MHQETQKQERLIRAPEFMELLGIKKSKFYAAKKEGKIPPALALTKRSKAWPSSEVTRVIEDIKSGQLSL; encoded by the coding sequence ATGCATCAAGAGACACAAAAACAGGAACGCCTGATTCGAGCCCCGGAGTTCATGGAACTGTTGGGCATCAAGAAATCAAAATTTTACGCCGCCAAAAAAGAAGGGAAAATTCCTCCTGCACTCGCGCTTACAAAAAGATCAAAAGCGTGGCCCTCTTCCGAAGTGACGCGCGTAATAGAAGATATTAAATCCGGCCAGCTTTCTCTTTGA
- the nrdD gene encoding anaerobic ribonucleoside-triphosphate reductase: MMVVEAEPRPVKLVGVGVGFERTRRITGYLVGTLDRFNNAKRAEERDRVKHGLF, encoded by the coding sequence ATGATGGTGGTCGAGGCAGAGCCACGGCCAGTAAAGCTCGTCGGCGTTGGCGTCGGCTTTGAGCGGACCCGCAGGATCACCGGGTACCTTGTTGGGACGCTGGATCGGTTTAACAACGCCAAGCGCGCTGAAGAGCGAGATCGGGTAAAACACGGTCTTTTTTAA